A stretch of DNA from Papio anubis isolate 15944 chromosome 4, Panubis1.0, whole genome shotgun sequence:
TATTAAAGCAGTTAGATgaataaactattaaaatgagGGTTAGTTTATGTGCACAAATGCTTCAAAATATTGAACAATTATAAAGTCTTTATAGCTGATGAATAATTAGTGAAGGCTTTActtcaataagaaataaaaacatgcctAAATCTTTTCATTTGTAGCTGCAAAGGAATGCAGAGTACAGAGTGTACAATTTATGATACATAATAATCTCGTAGGCAGCTGGGAAACATAAAACTCATCTACAAGGGATTGCATTTTTATTCACACAGACATACAATTTACTTGAGAgtggattattttttaattgtatgtgtTTGAAGGAACTCAGTTGTATCAAAAGAGATGAAACAATAACACACGCCTTACTCtgcaagcttttaaaaaaatacagcagaCAATAAGATGCTGGATTGTAGGCTTAACAGTTCTCTTTTTTAATGCCCCATAACCATCTGTCCTATATTTTCTGGGATAGATCTCGTTTCAATATCCTTTTCAATCATCTCCATACACTTTCACAGTTCTctagaaattcaaatatttagGAAATGAATTAATCAAGTTAGTATCCattcaaataaaaacatacatatatttttcaaaagacaggAAGTTACAAGTGACAGAGAATTAGAGGTTTAAGAAATAGCTTGATCGTTACAGGAGCTCATGCATGTGCCAGTTCAGTATCCACATATAGCATCATTAGAGATCCAGGAGCTGTGGGGAATAAGCACAGATTCTGTTCAACCCCCAAATCTCAGAATACACTTTCTCAAATAAACATGGCTCCACCTCTGTTAGTTGCTCAGTTTCCGCCCATCTGTTCTGAGAATTGCTTTTCCTTCCTCATTATAGTTTCCTGTGTCTGGGCAGGCTTATCCTGTTTCCTCTGGATGATGTTTTTGTTTGGACTGAGTTCCtgattcctcttccttttccGTTTTATCTACTCCCGTTTAGTCTCTCGTTTGCACAATAGACTCCTTACATGGTACATTCTAAACATGATTCCAGTAATAATCTCTAACATTTATGTATGATGGCTGGAATACCCTGGCACTTGAGTTTAATATCATATTTTTTGTAGCATTATACACACACAGCTTTAAGAATTTGGGAAGAACATGGTGAATGGTTGGGGGGAAGAAATGGCTAAGTGCTTTAAACATATTGTGATACCTAAGTTGTAGGGCTATATAGAGACAAAGGCAATTGATAAAATTCTACTTGGAAAGTCACAAAACATGAGAGACCATTTATTTGTATGTTGGTTTGGGGGCAATATGATGGGTAGGGTATATTTCTCTAAAGTACCCAGTATAAATCTGCAAActagaaaagaaggaagcaaacCTGGGAGAAGATCACTAGCAAAAATCCAGCTTGCTCACAGAAAAAAAGGGGCTCATTTATAGCTATAGGAGTGAGAGGGAAGAGTCACCATAAAGGACCAAGTCCATATGGAGGCTGTTGAGAGACAATTCTCCAAGAATTTCTTGCATTTCTGCACATGTTGCAACCAGGGCACTGACTACCTTTTATTCTAATCTATCTTTAGAGGACATTTATATAGCAAACTGTCTTGAAGGATAGAGATAGCATCTCCCTTCATAGCAAAAGAGCAAGTTTGCTTACTATCCAGTGTTGTAAAATCATCTTTCCTTCTAGGGCTAAGGGGAAGTGTGCCACAACCCATTATAATGGGATTATTTTCCAAGCTCAGGGTGCTTTTCCTGTAACAGAACTCACTGCCTGTGCAGACATCAACTGTCCCTTGTGTCACCCTGTGGAAACTGGGGCTTGGGGAACCGGTGCCGAAATGCTGTTACTTTGGCTATTGCTATTGTTGTGAGTAATAAACAATCCTTTATTTCTGACCCAGATGTCTCATGTCTTCTACCAGCATCCATGAAACTACAGCAGGCTGACTAGATAGCCAGCCTTCAGGGTAAGCTATTAGATCCTTAAGGTTCTAATAGGACCTAGCCCAGGTATTAAGGTTACGTAGTCTTTTGCGCTAtgataacagaatatctgagactgggcaacttataatacacagaaatttattggctcacagttttggaggctggaaagttcaataTCAAGGGGCaggcatctggtgagagccttcttgcttcGTCATCATAAGGCAAAAGGAAAGAGGGGAAGAGGGGGAAGAAAGTGGACTAAACTTGCCCTTTTATAATGAGCACACTCCTGCCATAACAAGCCCATTCTtgagataatggcattaatccattcaggaAGGCAGAAccttcatggcctaatcacttcttaaaggtcctacttcttcaggaggctgaggcaggaggatctcttgagcttatgttgaggctgcagtgaaccatgattgtgctactgcgcTCTAGCCAggatgacatagtgagaccctgtgtctaaaaaaaattaaaattaaaattaaaaaactaaaaataagatcCCACCTCTTGATATTGTTGCAATggtaattaaatttcaacatgagttttggaggtgacagacattcagaccatagcacatgGGCACCTGGTCCAGGGGAATTTACGTGGGAGGCAGATATGCCAGACATGGTGCTAGAGGATTTTGGAGATTTTATTAATAGCCAGTCAAGAAGAGCAATTCTTGAGCCCTATCCTTTACGAGGGGAACGTAAGACTCCAGGCAAGTTGCTGACTGGGAGTTGGCAGCTGTATATTGTTTTGTGGTAGCGCGGTGAGAAACCTCAGGTACACAAGAGATTCGGGTAGAAGAGATCATATAGCTTTGCAGGCTTCCCCTGGAGAATTCATAGTTACTGCTGTCCTTACACTGCCACAGAAATTCTTGGCATTTCAGTCTGTGAGCAGGTCAGCAGTGTTCAAATTCTTCTGATTTGTAGCTATAGACTCCAGGTGCACTCTACATGGTTTCCAAGGAGAAGAGTGAAACACGTTGTAGATGGCTGAGTGCTCATTTAGAATAGCAAATATGGGGCAAGAACTGACAGATTACATCATATAGCAGGAGGCAACAAACTtttataaagggccagatagtaaatattttagccttTGTGGGCCTTACAATCTCTGTTGCATGTATAGAAAACTCTCCTCCTGTAGAACAAAAACAGCCACAGATGAAACCAATGAGCATGGCTGcactccaataaaactttatttacagaaacagagGGCATGCTGGGTTTAGATGGTAGGTGGTAGTTAGCACTAGAGGATTGTTTTATATTTAGGCTGGCTTTTTGAATGTGTGGCCAGTCACACAGGGCCATGAGCTCAGAAGGTCCCTGCACTTGCTTTGATGTTCTTCTGTCAGTgtcaaaattcttaataattttcaaacaaaGGCTGGGCAGGTtggttcacacctgaaatcccagcactttgggaggctgaggcaggagaattgcttgagctcaggtgtttgagaccagcctgggcaacgtggcaaaacctcgtctctacaaaaaatacaaaaattagctgggcatagcggtgtgtgactgtagttccagcaccctgggaggctgaagtggaaggatggcttgagcctgggaggtggaggctacagtgagctgtgattgcgccactgcactcttgcctgggtgacaaagtgaaatcctgtctcaaacattttttttcaaaaaagaatattttggacACTCTGTTTAAAGACTCAACATGCAGTATAAATCTGTTGCTGAAATATCAAGCCTAATGCCATCATGCACTTAAAACACATTGCTTCTTGCCCTGATTCTAAGCACACATAATTTCAGTTATAATCCAGCTTTTCACACATTTCTAAGGATTCAGAATTGGACTGGGCACTGTgggtcacccctgtaatcccagcactttgggaggccaaggcgggcggatcacctgaggtcaggagtttgagaccagcctggacaacatggagaaaccccatctctggtaaaaatacaaaaattagctgggagtggtggtgggcacctgtcatcccagctattcgggagttTGAggtaggataatcacttgaacccaggagatggaggttgcagtgagctgagatggtgccactgcactacagcctgggtgacagagtgagactctgtatcaaaaaacaaaacaaaacaaacaaaaaacaaacaaacaaacaaaaagaattcagaattgaGGTGGTCAGAATAGCTAGTTCTTTTGCCAGTTAAATTCCTTCTTTTCCCCACTGGCTGCTCTGAAAAGCCGTCTTTGCATTGTTCCTTGTCGGGCTGGGCAGCTTTATCGCCAGAGTCCCTGAACTCTGGCTTTCTTCTTAATCCCCTGCATCGGATCACCCTCGTCCCCCCACCCCGTGTCAGAGGCAGCCGTAGACACCGGCTCTGAAATCACCACCACGGACTTACAGGAGAAGGAAGTTGTGGAACAGGCGGAAAATGGAAGAGACGCCGCTGCTATCGGGAATGCTAAGGAGGAAAACGGGGAGCAGGAGGCTGACAATGAGGTAGATGAACAAGAGGAAgaaggtggggaggaagaggaggaggaagaagaaggtgaCGCTGAGGAAGAGGATGGAGATGAAGACGAGGCAGCTGAGTCGGCCACGCGCCAGCGGGCAGCTGAGGATGATGAGGATGACGACGTCGATACCAAGCAGCAGAAGACCCACGGGGATGACCAGAcagcagaaaaggaaaagttaaactacacacacacacacacacacaaaaagccgCCGTGACCTGTTCACCCTCCACTTCCCGTCTCAGAATCTAAACGTGGTCACCTTCGAGCAGAGAGGCCCCCCCACCGCCCGCCGCCCACCGTGGGCAGTGCCACCCGCAGACGACACACGCTCTCCACCACCCAACCCAAACCATGAGAATTTGCAACAGAGGAGGAAAAACCCAAAACTTCCGAggccctgctttttttcttaaatgtgctttaaaaaggaaatttgttcgtattttttatttacattttatatttttgtacagatAGTTAGGGTCAGCCATTTTTAATGATCTCGAATGACCAAACCAGCCTTCAGAGCGTTCTCTGTCCTATTCCTGACTTGACTTGTGGTGTGACCATGTTCATTATAATctcaaaggagagagagagagagagaaaaaaaaaaaacttgtaaaaaaagcaaaaacgaCAACAGAAAAACAATCTTATTCCAAGAGTTATATATAAAGTTTCGGTGCCACAAAAGGAATAGCACTcaaatacaaaattttctttttaattctcagcaaggcaagttaTTTCTATATAGAAGGGTGTGCCCTTACAGAAGGAACAATGATGCgcgcacacttggacaagggagaaGGGGTTCTTACCGAGGACGCACGTGGCCCCTGTTGCTGTGTCGTTCCCCTATTGGCTGGGGTTAGACGGCACAGGCTAAACTGATTCCgactggctaatttaaagagaatgatGGGTTGAGTGCTTTGGCGGgagtcagggcagagcaggtagCAGGTAATGGGAATGAGtgagggtggagcaggtgattgGAATgtagggtggagcaggtgatcagaatgagtcagggtggagtaggtaattggaatgagttagggtggaaTAGGTAATCGGAAAAGGTTGCTTTACGAggaagtagaaggcaaagaattgaacatactgacatagtaattatttgaaaagaaatttagaactcatatctaacacgAGCATTCCagtaacttttttgtgtgtgtacttaGCTGTACCACAAGCGGTTGGTTTGTATGAGATGGTTAAAAAGGCCAAAGATAAAAggcttccttttttcccttttttgtctaTGAAGttgctgttttttattattattattattattattattattattggcctGTTTGATGTAGGTATAAAACAATGTTGTCCAATGAGAAACAggaattttattttgctgagttgttctaacaacaacaaaagttattcctttcccctcccctcccccactccccttcccacttctccttccctcccctcccctttcccctcccctcctcccctcccctcctcctctccctcctcccctcccctcccctctctcccctcccctcctctctctcccctcccctcctctctctctcctcccctctctttcccttccctcccctccccttccctttgacagggtcttgccatgttacccaggctggcctcctcgaactgggctcaagcggtcatcccacctttgcctctcaaagtgctggtatttcaggcatgagccactgtgcctggccaaatttcttATTGTAGCTAAATACATTGGtgtttgtcttagtctgttcaggctggtataacaaaatgccttaaaactgggtggcttataaacgatgaaatttatttctcacagttctagagccTGAGAATTCTGAGATCAAGGCAGTGGCAGGCTCTGTGTGTGATGAAGGCCAGTTTTCTCATGGATGGTATCTTtgtgctgcatcctcacatggtagaagggacggaatttcctgaggccttttTTTACATAAGGGCATTAATTccatccatgagggctctgccctcctgACTTTGTCACTCCTAAAAGGCCTTTCCTCTTAATAACATCACTTTGAGGGTTAGGTTTCAACACAAGAATTTTGAGAGACACAACTATTCAGACCGTAGCAGTATTGTTTACATGTCAGTCTTCTGTTACTTTAATGAGAGCCCGTGCTCTTAGCAAATTGACAAACATAATTCAAATGAAGACCTACCACAAAAATGATGACTTCAACAAGGGAAATGTCACCTTGACAAACCAGACAGTAGTCAATACTCTATTCTTCACCATGTGTCTCCTTTTAGTATCAACATTAGGCTTTATTCAGGCAATGGAAGAACCATTAAAACCTTGGATGCAGGAAAGTTATATGATTGATTCTTAATCTGAAGATAGTTTGAAAGAAGAGATGACTGGGGAGAGACTGGTGGGggtggagaaaggaaggaaagtaaggaaagaaacaacaaaggaGGTGATAAAAAAATTCCATCTTATTTGGTTCTGATTATTTACATGAAACATGAAAGAGTCTTTCAACCCAGTATAGTGATAGAGAATGTAGGACTACTTCACATGTATGTACCCTTCAACTAATCCAATTATCCAGGAGTGTGAAGACACAACAAAAGGTAATCTTTTTCATATGTGGTAAGATTGCCCAATAACAGATAAGATTTAGAACGGCATACTTTAATTATGAGGAACATTTGCTTACAGATATTTGATTACTATTAAATACATTCCATAAGATCAATGTTTAATTTCAAACTgaaagtttgctttttaattttaatagctgCAAAATTctgctaaaaaagaaatcataagaaTCTACTCAAATCCAAGCTTGAGTAAATATGATATGGAAATATGCAAGAAAGacttttcataaattaaaacacGTTTGTAACTCAAACGTAAGTCATTTTGGTTTTTAGAATATAGGATGACTTTTATAAAAGACCAAAATTTTAAAGGCAACTATAAAATAGGCTATAAAAACCAAAGGATGATTTGTAAACATGGAGATATGGCATAGAATAAAATGAGCTATAAATATGCGGATTAGTAGCTAAGCACAAAGAAGTTGTTAGAGACATTTATGTAAAGCAACCAacaatgcattttttttgttgctaaaaaatgttttataacagAGAGATCTAAAACCTGCTTATTGATTACCTTCACTATGTGAaggactattttattttattttattttattttatttttccccattcctCAAAAGATCTATTTTAGGGGAATTTGAACACTCATTATATTAGGACATAGTCTTTCCCTCAAGCTTGGATTCTAGTTGAGGGAGAAAAGGAATACATAAAAACCTAGTAAATTTTATACAATTCTTgacaaataaaagcaataaaaacaatattaataaatttttagttcttaaaacatttttatgtaaagaagattatttaataatttttaaaaatcaagaaatgtcaGGGAGAAAAAAACTTTGCCTCTATCTTCTTAATTTCTGTAACTGGAGGTATGTGAATTAAAccgacaaaagacagattaacaggagaaaatacCCAATTTGCATTAGTATTTATGTGTACACGAGTTCAGAGAAAAGAGGTGAAACTCAAAGAAGAGATTAGACTCAGGGACTCATATACCCTTTGAACAATGGAAAGAGGATTTGGGTTTAAAGGATGATCATTTGTGGGGAAAAGACTAGGAAACATCTGGGGGAACTAATGGAAGATAAGGGCTACTTGAGTAAGACCTGTTTATGCAAACTCATCTTGGCGTCAACTCCCGGTCTTGAGGATAAGAGTGGCTCTTCTCTCCCTGGTCTGGTTGAGGGGTTAGGGGGaacttgtgtatgtgtgtgtgtgtgtgtgtgtgtgtgtgtttgtctgtgaCACTTTCATTACAGAAAAATTTATGGCCTGCTTTTAGGCAGATGGCGAGAACAAAACTCTTCCTGAATTTGTTGATTCTCAATTGTCTTTAGCACAAAACAATCCTTATGCCAGAGTGACACGTGGCATATTCTGCATTGCATCAGCCCAGTATAGCCTACCCTGATGGCCATGTTCAGTAGTTGTGATAGCAATGTTGAGAAAGAAGATTGCTCTGTGGTTTGGGTGtgatggcccatgcctataatcccagcgctctgggaagctgaggcaggaagactgctttaGGCCAAGAGCtctagagcagcctgggcaacatagtgagaccctgtctccacaaaaaacttctaaaaaaattagctaggcatggtggtgtgtgcctgtagtcctagctactcaggaggctgaggtgggaggatcacctgaacccaggagtccaaggctgcagtgagctatgatcatgccactgcactccagccttggtgacagagtgagaccctgtctgaaagaaaaaaaaaaaagattgctctGTGGACTTCACAGATACCTAACACTGTTCCTCAGAAAGTGATGACAAATTCTGCTATCTCctattataaaattttgaaattttataataattttatttaagattttaaagtattcattagatcatatttacttattttaggcCCCCAGGACCCAAGGGATAACACATTATGAATATTGGTTAATCACTACTACCACACTGCTTCCCAGTAAGATAGGAATATGCCtttcttttaaagatatattttttttactaattataaatgaatacatgctGCTCAAAGTTAGGAAAGTTCAGGATAAAAGTCCCACCATCCAGAGAGACTATTGCTGTGAACATTTTTCCGTATTACtttctaatcattttttattttttggtatatttaagAACATGTAGCTGGAATGGCAAAACAATATATCTTGAATGCCAAGTCTGATTGGTATGTAGTGCAGCATGGAATAGAGAAGGCTCATAAAGCTCCATCGAGTTTGTGTTTTTTGATATcgaaaaatgcataaaatttgTCAATTTGCCAAGTCCCTGTTTGCCATGGTTTGAAGGTGTCCTGCAAAATTCAtgtgggctgggagcagtggctcacacctgtaatcccagcactttgggaggccaaggcaagaggatcacttgaagccaagtgttcaagagcagcctaggcaacacggagagacctcatctctacaaaaaaaaaaaaaaaaaatcaaaaattagccaggtgtgttttCATGGGCCCGtatcagctactt
This window harbors:
- the LOC101007176 gene encoding prothymosin alpha-like, which gives rise to MVLEDFGDFINSQSRRAILEPYPLRGERTLAFFLIPCIGSPSSPHPVSEAAVDTGSEITTTDLQEKEVVEQAENGRDAAAIGNAKEENGEQEADNEVDEQEEEGGEEEEEEEEGDAEEEDGDEDEAAESATRQRAAEDDEDDDVDTKQQKTHGDDQTAEKEKLNYTHTHTHKKPP